The following nucleotide sequence is from Vitis vinifera cultivar Pinot Noir 40024 chromosome 14, ASM3070453v1.
aatctttttcaaaattactttcaaatatattcaattcgtcggtaaaaaaaatcaattttccaaTTCACTATTAGTTTGCACAAGTGTAAAAATGACTAGGTACTTAACTTGAATAATTGTTAGCAAGACTAATATGACTTGATGGGTTGTAAGGCTAAGACATACAAAGTTTTGGAGCATGATGTTACGAATTGTTTGTCTAATTTCCTTGACAGCGGAAGTGCTCATCAAAAAGAATATGTTGGTTGGTTAGAGCAAAATGAAGTGGGGATCATGCTCCAAGAATTAGGCATGTAGGTGTTGTTGAAAGATTTTTTAGAATTCAGACATGTTAATCCGGTTAAATTTGGGGAGTTTGTCGCTAGTCGAGAACTTAATTGAAAAGAAGACTTGACCACTCCTATACAAACTAATCGGGATCTAGAGTCACTCCCCCTAATAAGTCCATGGCAAAATGAAACTAGTTAGCATAGAGCCTTTAAAAAGTATGGTATGCAAGTTATACCCCTTGATTGTACCGATAGGGGTTGCCGCATGCAGTGTCGTTGCAATAAAACTCTAGGCGCATGACAACTAGAGGAGTTGACACTTACACCCATTAGGAATCTTTGCTAATCTAACTTCAATGATACATTATTTCATATCTTTAATCATAGCTAAACGACACACAATTGATGAAACGAGGGGTTAATCAAATGTTGGAATGACTAAGCCATTAGAAATTATGGGTCTCACATTTTGCTaagctaaaatattttatgtagtGGTCCAAAATGAAATGATGGTGagctttaaatttaaaaataaataatgaaaaatgtattattttatttgaccAAAAATTCCAACCATCCCATATGACGTAGACTTAACACAttcaataatgttttttttttctaattttatcaCAAGTCGTTTAGATGAATAGTGGTACATGCATCGCAATTTCTCCCGTatagtttattattttcttaattacgTGGTAAAATATTACacgtggaaaagaaaatttaaatttatctttattttataattaaaagaaatggtCTCACTTGCGTTTTAGAAGGATATCGAAATCACGAAGATCTAGAGATcgttataataaatattaaagaaGGGTTTGACCTGCATTTAAGAAGGATATAACGAGATCAAGAAAATCcagaatttttagaatttttttactgtttaaaaatcataatttccATTATATCAAATTTCTTAGTTATGTTTTGCCCCagaaaatatagagaaaaatgcaaagaaaacaaaatagagaaaaaaaaattttaaatcaataaattattttatatactatttcaaacttattttatttttttttatataaatattaaataatttaaaagtctataattttaactaattttaatcattttatgtttttcatattGACATTcctttagcatttttttttctttttttagtattttttggaaaccaaatatagcgttaatcattaaatatttaaaatttaacttgaaaatctaagattatgtttggttctcaaaaaattgaaggaaaaatatgaaaaaataaataaataaataaataataaagaagaaaagtgaaaaaaagaaaaaatgaaaaataaataaacttaaattgaataaattatttttatatattgctctaaacttctttatttattttaactttttcatataaaatttaaataatttgaaaatatataaatttataattaattttaattatatttgatttttctatataataactaaactaaatgataaaaaaaaaattatttttcttaacctaaaagaatgtgattacctaccaaatcataaaaaataaataaataataaataaataaatataaatataaaaaaagctAAACTAATAGTTTAATACACTAATACAAAGCAATTTTTTGAATTGTctatttttaaagattaaatatatatatatatatatatagttttttttatgcCTATTCCAAAATGGAATTCGAAAATATATTGGTGTGATTTGATATACTTTGTCAAAGTGATAGAAAAAAATCTTAaccaaaaatgggaaaaatcaaaataaaaataagaaaaaaaaaatgggaaagaagaAGATTGTTTTTCCGCAGATGAGGAGGTTGGTGTGACTTGTGAGCCCCAGAAGGCAAAAACACAGAGTAAGAACTAACTTTCCACTCTGACCAAGAGAATGCAGCTAGCCTTGGTATTGAATGGTTGCTGGGGCAGCATGCCTCTAGAATTGTAGAATTCTTCTCAGACTTTGAGCTGCGACCAACCTCTTCTCTAGATGGTCCAGTCAAGAGTCATATTTACCTTTCCCACTTACGGGGGTTGAGGAGGTATTCAGCCCCATTGTTTGATTCCCACAAGccagaagaaaaaaagttaataattcTCATCCGCCTTAATTTCACTTAACTTCATTAAGTTCAAACATTTAACCtctatttgaaattttataaaaaaaatattttaaaacaagttttaaaaataaagttaagtaaagaatgatttttagaatttgagagaataagtagaaatgatttttatctatttttaaataaataaaaaaaacatagaaaaatagaaaattaattaaaaaatcataaaagaaaataaagtggaatgcttgttctttttcctttcattctcTCTACCAACTAATATCGGAAAtctttaaatatgaaattatagGCTAAATCAAGAAAAGTTCAAAATACTTTGTTCATAATTAATTACtaaatatatacatttaataaaaaaaacttggtttattttatatattaaaaagtccaattcacttattttaaataaaacattattaataatgttttaattttatttatttttaaaaaaaatctattattcCTTTATCAAGATgttactattcatattttataatatatacactaaaataatatctttttattaaaaaaacatataatttataatttcataataatattactattcatattttactaaaaaatatttatttgtaattataaaattattttaatatttaataatatttaaatttaatttaactaacattatataaattaaatttatagttttttttataaaattttaattgaaaaattaaaaataaatagaatttatttatccaaataaattttttgtttttcactttttagtAAGTGTTTtaaaattcttcttcttctttagtAGATGTGATTGAAATTAACTTATTCAATAATGATGGtaataaattcataataatatgatatattACCTATTTAATGTAATACAAACACGACTAACCATCGAGAGCCCACATCGATGGGTCAAGAGATGGACTCGCACTCGGGCCATCGCGCGCTCTGGGTTGCTGCGGACCACCAGCAATTAAAAGTTTCTTCATCCTTATCTCCTTCCGAAGTGGATGGATGATATTTGATCGCGGAAAATACAACAAACAAAACCCAACTGTCCAAGTTCAAGGCGTGAGAAGGCACCCACTTCGGTGCCCATGCTTTGTAGCTAAATGCtgcaaacaaaaaataaagcatgacttgttttttaaacatttttgtaataataaaaatgtaaataatgtaatatttttaaaaaattatgaaattatgttacatataatttttaatacatagTTAAAGTTAATGATAGAATTTTCTCCCAATTTGTAATATGTATGTTCATATTTAaatactataaatattttatttaattaaatttaaaatattaataaatttatatttatccatgaattaatttgataatattaaagatgaaaagtaaataaatattattgattttaaatttcatatatattttaaattttataattattttttattttaataatatataaattatatatttatgatgtcgtCGAATTAACAGTAGTTCAATCATTAATGTTATCATTAAATTGTGAATTGATAacttttttaatccaaaaatgtatcgatatttaaaaaaacatttttttatttgaaaaataattcatttggTGGGAAATATAATCATCAAATTTACCCTAAAACAAACAGAATTAACCTTCGTAAATAAATATCTCTTTCCATCCTAATCGACAgttttctatcttttattttgatTGGAAGTTGAAATCGAATTCAAAGTcattaaaatggaattttagaaaaccATATTATTTGAACATAAAACATCTTGCATAAATTGAAATGGAATGTTAACAAGGAGTAATTTTCTAAGCTCTTTCATATTGGTTGTTAGAATGGAGAACTTCCATAAAGGATTAATCATGAAAGAGGAATCCATGGTGAAACAGTTTCAACACTCCATGTCCATCTACTGGCTGTAGATATTTACATACGACTATATAAGATATATGGTATATGGTATATGGATCACAGACGTCTGTCTCAGCCAGGAAAATGCAAAGCCACGTCCTTCTCAGACATCGATGGTGTCTGGGTTGCTCTCGCTCCTTCATTTTCATGCACCCTTGGGAGccttttttatattaaagaatGAAACTTGATTGATCGATAAAATGAAGAGACTCCATCTGTAACTCAGTATGAATTGCTTGGCTGCAGCACTGTTGTTCAATTTCTCCTCTCTGAATTCATCAGAACTTGTTAATTTACACCAGTGTCCGTGTCCATCTCCAATTGTGGCAAAAAGCACATTCTTCTTCCGCTTGGCACTTCCTAAACAAGTTTGGATCTGTCACCCCTTGCTGCATGGATATTGGGCAGGACGGAAACAATTGATGTCCACCGGCCATCGGCCTCATCTGAATAAAATAAGGGTAGGATTTGCGTCACCTTCCACCTCCCTGGAGAATATTGATTTAGTATCTTGCCGCTTCTTGTCAATGACGTCCGTGAGTGAAGAAGCAGGAATGGCAATGGTGAGATCAAGATTCAAGTCAAGGGAGGCGGATATTTCATCTTCAAGGCCACTTGCAGAATCGGAGAGGGGATCATTATCAGCAGAAGGTTTCAGTGACTTATTATCGCATGCGCCAGTCATGGAGCCGGATGACATGGTAGCAGCAGAAGCACACCGGTTTAGAGGAGCAGCAAAACTTTGGTTCACCCGATGGTTATTTGGATCAATGCCCATGTTTATCAGCTTCTTCCTGATATGAGAGTTCCAGTAGTTCTTAACCTCGTTGTCCGTCCGCCCGGGCAACCTTCCAGCTATCAATGACCACCTGAACAGCCAATTAAAAATTCAGTTACAATGAATAAGCCAGCTACCATTAATGCAGCACACACTTAGATACCTGTTCCCGAGGAGGGCATGGAGCTTGATTATGAGGTCCTCTTCATCTTGGCCGAAGTTACCGCGTTTGAGGTCTGGTCTTAGATAGTTTATCCATCTCAGCCTGCAGCTTTTGCCACAGCGATGCAACCCTGCATGTCGTCAATCCACATGAAACCATATAAGAAGAAGGACTCACAGAGAgtaggaggaggaggagaaagaAGAAGGTTTGAGAAGGAGAAAAACCTGCAGCCTTGGGGAGAGAACGCCAACAGCCTTCACCATGAGTCTTGATGTAATCAATGAGCCTCTGGTCTTCTTGCTTAGACCAAGCTCCCTTTGTTGTGTCTTTTTTATCACAGCAAGGCTTCCTCATTGATATCAATTCCTTCCTTCAGAGATGCAGCAGCATACAATacgagaaagagagagagaaggagaagagAGATCAAGGGCAAACAGGAAGAGGAGATGGGCGTAGATATAtgcttgtgtgtgtgtgtgtgagagagagagagagagagaataggAGGCGTGTTGACTTGGAATGGCAGTTTTTGCTCTTTTAGGTGGGTATATATCAATAGGAGGGTCAAGTGAGGAGATGGGGGTAAGTATGGTCCGTTACTCTCTTTCTGCTTACTGTTAAGTATACGTCCTTTTCCTTCTCCCTGTCTTCCTTTTCCACCCCACCTTACTTTCTTGGAAAATTCTAGGGTACCACTTCGGTACCTACCGAAAAATTTTTCAAAGCCGGATGTTGAAGATTACATCTtgaccatcataaaaatagaattgaaaaaaaataaaaataaaaataatataaaatttgaaaacatatttattaacaaaaaaaaaatcatcatatatcataattacattattttatttttaacaaattattaaacatttaaattcaacataaaaatgaatatggtaatattttaatatgaaatgagtattttcattaaaatttaacattttaataatCATATGTAAAGTTTAGGTAATTAGATTGTCCTAATTTTGTTCCGTACTcttcaaattttacattttttgaatttaaggttttaaaagttaaattagaataaaataaattactaatacTATTTTGAGTTACTAATGATagtattttcgaaaataaatttgtaatttcaaaaatttttaaactaaaaatcaatatgaaaaatgtgatggAAGTACCAAACAtgtatttatcacatttttcgtaccgttctcatatttttcgtaccctaaattatttatattcttaaattttcatatgtactttttaacttgaaataacaataacatagtttaataatattattttgagttattattgatagaattattaccaaaaaaaattaagaatttaaaaagttcgtaccctatcttataaagttcgtacactctcttagaaagttcgtaccctatgttagaaagttcgtaccctctcttaaaAAATTCGTactctctcttagaaagttcgtatattgtctta
It contains:
- the LOC100251783 gene encoding transcription repressor MYB6 encodes the protein MRKPCCDKKDTTKGAWSKQEDQRLIDYIKTHGEGCWRSLPKAAGLHRCGKSCRLRWINYLRPDLKRGNFGQDEEDLIIKLHALLGNRWSLIAGRLPGRTDNEVKNYWNSHIRKKLINMGIDPNNHRVNQSFAAPLNRCASAATMSSGSMTGACDNKSLKPSADNDPLSDSASGLEDEISASLDLNLDLTIAIPASSLTDVIDKKRQDTKSIFSREVEGDANPTLILFR